AGCTACTACTACTGTTTCTCTTTGTTCAACTTTTGTGTACTCCCCTAAGTCCCCTTTGCCGAGGATGCCGTTGATGCGTTCCGGGGTATTGACGACTCCTCTGTCCGATTCATTCGGTATCGAGCCGCTTATTTAGTGCTGTGGAACTGGCTAGAATTCGGGAGCTTCTGGCGAGGGGAGGGGCGGTGCGCGCCTCTAGTCTCTCTAGCTACTACTACTGTTTCTCTTTGTTCAACTTTTGTGTACTCCCCTAAGTCCCCTTTGCCGAGGATGCCGTTGATGCGTTCCGGGGTATTGACGACTCCTCTGTGTCCGATTCATTCGGTATCGAGCCGCTTATTTAGTGCTGTGGAACTGGATAGATGGGTCTAAAAACATTGCCAGAATGTAATTCTAGgaaagaaaattctataagattTGTATGCTACGTGTCTCTCTTAATGTTTTAAGTTGCACGTGTCAACCGTTATATTAGAGAAGTAAAGCATGGATCAAAATCTCATAGTGATATTTCGATGAAGTATCTTATAAAATTCCCTTCCCACGTCGAGAAGCAATATTGAAGTTcgacaaacaaaaaatatagtatTAGTTGGATACGTATATCTGTgacatccttcttcttcttttaaatCATAGTTAGGTTGCTGAATGCTACTACTCCAGTTTAATAATGCAGGAGTCTACGCTTGGAATATTGTACTACTACTCAGTCAGTGTACTGTACGTTTATACGCCAATAGATTGACGATATATGCAGTAGATCGCTGGAGTAGTAACTGCACACACTGCATACACACAGCAGTCAACTCAACTGCATGTCGAAGGGGGTAGTCTTGTAAACGGGCCGTCTCATGTAGCCATGGCATGCAGTCACCTTCTCCAAGGGCATTGAAGAGCGCCTCACCTACTCGGAATCAATTTCTACAGCGCTCGACTAGCTTGTTCCGGGAGGGAGCTGGTGAGTGATCAAGTGCATATCTGAGGTTTCAGGCTTTCAGCTGCTGGTTGATGCCTGAGCCTGAGCACTGTGACCACTCAACATCTCTTCAGAATCAGTAGttgttagaatttatttgatagAGCTCTTAAAGTGGTTTTTTGATTGGAATTAGAAGAGCTCTATCAAATAGCAGTTTTTAGTTTCTTGAGTAGAATTCGtgggagtgattatctgaaatgaactagaaactGAGGAGCTGAAAATAACAGCTTCTCCTGATCACTTCTCGTACAGAATCATtttctccatatattttattttacagaatcactttcaactACAGAATCAATTCTCCTAAAGAATCACTCCTCACAGAGAATTTAGATCAGagagaactctaccaaacaagaCCTTAACTGAACACCGGGATTCTCTAATCTGCAGGCTTATCCTCTCACCCAAGAGTTTTGTCCATCATATTGTGTTTTCAGGCTTGAGAATCCTGTGTGGGACATCGATGTAAGCTTAGCTACCTGCTCTTATTTTCCTATCAGTCAGTAGAACTGGTCCATAATACTAGTGTTTGAAGAAAAGATAGCCAGTACTACCTTTTAGTATCAATCTCGCATGCTAATAATGTTGATCACCTCTCAAATCGATTAGCTCATGGCAATGCTGACGTGTCTCGTTTGTACATCCGCACCCTGGCATTAGTACCCTTGCCCATCGATCTTAGCTGGCCTGCGAGTCTGCAAAACCCTACACGAGCACGATCTCTCAAATCGTTGTCCCCTGTTTGATTTTGATCTAGCTCACCGGCTGTAGTACTGTTTGATCTAGTCCAGTTTGGCTACTTGACTAGCCAAACAATTGCACAAATCGATTATAATTTAATATAGAAACGTTTTTAGAAGAAAATAATCGAATCCATTTCTAGGATAATTCGGAACCTACGTGAACACGGTTTAGTACGGATTCGGGTACATGATCTTAGGAACCTTCAACTTTGCGGCAATCAACATTTAATCCAGCCACGTCCCCTGGGGTCTACGAGCTATCGTCCGATGGTTGGAACCAATAAAAGCGGCGTCCGCGATGCATTGAGCCGAAATCACCAATCGCTTATTGGGCCTAGGCTTCCCATCACGAAACCATTTCCCGAATCATGGGCTCCGATCCAGGCCACAGCCCGAACTCAAAGCCCACAAAAGCGAACCGTAACGGCAAAGCCACAGGCCTGCAACTAACCGGACTCGACTCCACCGCACGTGTAAGGCTGTGCTgaggaaacaaattttatataactctatttagaaatatttttataagattttatttatattattcatTTCGTGATTTAATAATTGAGCTGAAGAGGAAAGAGATAGAGTGAACATATATTATCATAAAAGAGAGGATCTTTATAAAGGCTTTCGTATGTTATTCCTAGATGTCTCGATCCTGACTCATCAGATACTTAGAATTCAAAAAAACTATTTAATTACCTGTATCTACTGTTATAATTAGTCCGGCGAGTTGGGGATTCCTCTCAAGCTACTTGTAGTATCCAACTTTACAGAAACCTCGTCCCGTAACAAAAGCACCCGAACTGAATCGCTGAAACGGTCGCCGTGCAGCGCTGGTGCGTTCGGCGCCATTGGCTACGAAACGCGCTAACGAATCACAGCAACTAACTAGCCAAATCACCCGCCGCGCCGAACAGCAACGCGAACAGAAATTGCATCAAAACACCCCGCCGCGCCTCCTCCCATGGGCAGCGCAATCCCAACTTCAGGCCCTAGATCGTGCTCGACGCCGGTCGATCGAGGGAGCGAGCTACGCCGGCTGCCGCCGCACCGGTAGCTCAGGCTCAGCTCGTCTCCCTCCGATGGCCGACGTCGACGCGGTCGCCACCGAGCGTAGGACGCGGCCGGCGTCGCTGTCGTCAGAGGACACCGACAACGAAGTCGTCGACAAGAAGCCCATCCTGCGGCTGGCGTTGCCGTCCCCGATGCGCACAGCGGGCCATGCCTTGGAGGAACCGCCAAAGAGAAGGGTGCCGGGGCGCCGGTCGCGGACGGTGCGGATGTTCCAGAGAATGTGCCGGTCGCTCCCGGTGATGACGCCGCGGTGTGGGCGGCAGCTGCAGCCCGGGGCGTGCCGGatcgcggcgccggcgcggctcACAGCGTCGGACTCCCTGCTGTCGCAGTTCATCGCGTCGTCTTCCGGCGTGGGGGCGTCCAGCCAGCGCTTGACCGGTACGCTGTTCGGCCATCGGGACGGCCGGGTTTCGCTGTCCCTGCAGGAGAACGCGCGATGCCAGCCGACCTTCGTCGTGGAGCTCGCGCTCCCGACGCACGCGCTTCTCCGCGAGCTCGGCTCCACCGCGGGAGCGCGCATCGTGCTGGAGAGCGAGAAGCACGCGGATGTCGACGGCGAGGGTAGTGCTAGCTGGCGCCACGACGACGGGTGGGTGCTCGAGGAGCCCATGTGGACCATGTTCTGCAACAGTAAGAGGGTGGGCTACGCGGTGCGGCGGGAGCCGACCGACGAGGACATCGCGGTGCTGGAGATGCTGTGGGCGGTGTCGATGGGCGGCGGCGTCCTCCCCGGCAGATCGGACGTGGACGGGCCTGACGGCGAGATGGCGTACATGCGAGGGAGCTTCGAGCACACCATTGGCTCCCGGGACTCCGAATCGCTGTACATGGTCGGGCCTCCCGGCGGCGACTGCCCGGAGCTCGCCATATTCTTCGTTAGGCTATGATTGGGCATACAGTGTACACATCGCATGCGAGGCTAATTTTTCTCTGGTTGCCTTGTCTCGTCCTGATTGTCAGAAATGTTCATTGTCATCAAAGATTAGgcaaaaccaaaaaaagaacTTCACGAGAAGTCTTCAGGTTCATCAAGATGACATGTCGCGTCGATCGATCACCACGGACACGTAACCTGCAGAACCTGCAGGTACACAGATGCATGTACGTGCAGGCCGCAGAGCGCAGCAGAGGCCAGAGAGTAtcctgctgcatgcatgcatttgtgTACCTgctgcatgcatgtgcatgcatggaTTGAAACGTCGCAGCTGCAGTACTGCACACATACAGATGCACAGTGTCCGACGTTCACTTTCGGCAGTGAGCACTCTCAGCCGCGAGCATAGTTTATGTCACGTGGTTCCATAAACTTGTGGATGCCCAACACCAGTACCACGTataagggaaaactgcaaaaaccccccaaaagtcacttggattttgactttccccctaaaagttgttttgttgcaaaaaaaacccctaaaagtttgactttgttgaaaaaacccctaaaaattcaaaaaaataaaaaaatcattaaaaaaattctaaaaaaaactagagacaattctaagaccttctgtgaaatttgttttaaaaaataatatcctttgcatcatatttcatggagaggaagtttggaaaaaaaagaaaaatgtgcagctcatttattaactcatgttattttaactttgtcatgtctaccattatttttcctacacaaataattgtttaagtaaactaataaaagtggtttcactaattttggaggtgttatggattagttatgaattaatttatCTGCAGCCCATTTactgaatcctgcacgttacaataactatttcaagatttcatgtatttttacaagatacaggatcatgtaataagactaaaaaattttgtttcatgatttttggattagtaaataattaactatgcatttaactcgaattaataaatgagttgcacatttttcttttttttcaaacttactctacatgaaatatgatgcaaaggatattatttttgaaaacaaatttcacaaaaggtcttataattgtctctagttttttttagaattttttgtgatttgttttaattttttttaaaattttagggtgtttttgcaacaaaatcaaatctttgggggtttttttgcaacaaaacaatttttagggggaaagtcaaaatccaagtgacttttggggggttttgcATTTATCCCCACGTACAATCAAACATGCACAGCTTCACACGAATAAAATAGCTTGTAAAAGGAACACACCGCGGCATCGATGGACAGGCAGTTAACCTGTCGATCTCTTGGATCCACGCTGGGAACACAACGTGCCGGGCACTACGCAAAGATGCCCTCGTTCGCCCTTGCCGGTACCAGGCTGCAAGGTCAGCATGCATGTATGTCTCCCACGGGCACAGCCGTACAGCGAAATCGATCTCTGAAAGCAGCTGCCTTGGTCGATGCATGCATGAGGCGTTCCACCGCGAGCTTTTGTAGTTTCTGGCTGATGATCATGGCCCGCAAGCTGGCTATCGGTGgcctgcactgcactgcacatcGATCTAGGCATATGGATGGACGGACGTCCGTCAGCACTGGTGGTTGCGCATTTCCACGTGCGTCCTGTGACTGACATCCGTTGTCATTCGATCAGATCTGACAAATAAAgtagaaatatattttaatttatatataataATGGATGGATAAGTTTGTTAGATTTGATACGATTACCTTTAGATTACACGAGGCGTGTATATgtaatataattataattatgtttaattaaaattatagaTAAAATAAAGTTAATGTTTTTTTGACCGAGTCAAAAAAAATGGTACATGTCGGATGATCTAGTGTGAAAGAAAGTAAATTTGTCGGATGATTCAGCGTTTATAAGCagtacacgccggagcatttcaatgaagaagtaaaaattgaagtacacgacggatggttcggtgttgagCATCAGTGAATGACAgagcttttcttgtagagagattGCAAATTGGGTCTACTGAACTTATACTCGTCGGATAGTCTGATGCTCAAAAGGATGAACGTCGGATGTTTTGTCGAACAAATTCTTGCAGCGAGGGTTGCAAACTAGGCTGACTGATGAGTtgaacacgccagatggtccggcgcttaGAAGAAGTgtacatcggatcatctggcgttGACGTTTTCACTGAGATGTGCTTTCAATTGAGAATTTTGAGCTTGACTAATTTATAATAGGATTGGATATGCATGTGTGCTTATCTtgtggtgtgcaggtgatggatgcaacttgatgatCAATGATGGGATGATCAGGGTCAAGCAGGGTGTTTGATGCTGAATGATTGAGGATGTCGGGTGGAGTCAAGTGTGATCCTAGCTAAGCGTAcgaagatcaagcaaagcatgagaagacgGATGAAgatagcgtgttgacaaagtcaagagaaGGGATGCCGTTGCAAGTGACATGGCGGTCCAAGAGAtcgggagtgagagagacttaCCAGCGGTTAAaatcacaagacggagtacacgcgtcgatatcgggatgcttgcttggggtCAGAGCAAGCGGctgtgagtcacactttgagaaacgTGTGACGGTGTCACGATTTGAcctcaaaatcgtggaaggATAGAGTACAcctggcatcatcgcgaagctagcgtcaaggcaaagctaagttgtgaagaagCCACGACTATTCGACGGACggagaaaaaatagatcaaaatgtGTTGGTAGGTAGGAGTCCATTGAAAGAGGGGGATATTTTGAGAACAAGAAAGTTTAAGCGCTAAGCTACATCCttagatctataaatagagggatatggCTGTAGGGAAGCCTTGAGCCAGCCACTTATATTTGTGTGCTAgtgttttagaggaaagaaaagaggaaagcttagcctttgtaataggtgagagctttttgtgagaaaattattatgtaatctgtttaaaatagggttgacctcttaAAGAAATAAAGTGCATGTTTCTTTCGATGCTTGTGTTAAtctccttctattggctccTTTGATTTGTtacgagtttttcctttttggatgatatttttgtttttttacctgAATTTCTCCCACCTTGCAAAGTTGCACTCcctgttgctagaggtataaaattcagatacaaatgtatacaagtgagtcttgaattctcttgcatctaaatcatcaatttagagAATTTCTTCTATTGCTGGTCTTTTTGTTGCTTCAAAAGTTTCTTTCCTCAagttactaattttttttttgctatgacCCGTGAGATAAGTTTCAATGAATATAgggtttatatatatatatatatatatatatatatatatatatatatatatatatatatatatatatatatatatatatatatatatatatatatatatatatatatatatatattcacgaGAGTCATATGTTTTTCTGGATATTTCCTTAGCAACTTAATTCTCTCCGATTTTACTTCCGCTATTGGtctttgaggtgcattgggtgataAAAGGAGAAGATCATccgtttcgaaagaaattggtaagacacctattcaccccttctAGTCACCATtatcggtcctacaattggtattagagctggtttgatcacttattgacgTTAACCGGCTTTATGCTCTATAGGTGACAATGGAGAGGCATGGGAAGATCCCGCTCCTTGAAGGTCAAGACTTTTCGTACTGGAATATGCGCATGAAGGCTTATCTTTTAagtcaaggaagtgcaatatgggagattatggactccaactatgagatctctACTGCTCGTACTACTCAAAACCAAAtcgaacaatatgaagccaacaacaaggctagaagtATATTGTTCACAAGCTTGAGTCATAATAAGTTTGACAGAGTTCAACACCTCCGTACCGCCCAATAGATTTGAACTACTCTTAATATCTTTtatgagggcactaaccaaatcaaggctcgaCACTAGATCACGTATAACCAAGGATATCATATATTGCTACAAGGAAATTGAGCTTTTGCCATGGCGAAAAATCGTTGCAATAGGATCAAAATCGTTGCAATATGTGCATATCGCAACACTTCAAAATCGTTGCCAGCCGTTGCAATTAGTAGTGTGTTCTACAgtttttgcaatattttttttattttgttgtgaTAATTGCTTATGTTACCACAAAAT
This genomic window from Phragmites australis chromosome 7, lpPhrAust1.1, whole genome shotgun sequence contains:
- the LOC133923673 gene encoding protein MIZU-KUSSEI 1-like gives rise to the protein MADVDAVATERRTRPASLSSEDTDNEVVDKKPILRLALPSPMRTAGHALEEPPKRRVPGRRSRTVRMFQRMCRSLPVMTPRCGRQLQPGACRIAAPARLTASDSLLSQFIASSSGVGASSQRLTGTLFGHRDGRVSLSLQENARCQPTFVVELALPTHALLRELGSTAGARIVLESEKHADVDGEGSASWRHDDGWVLEEPMWTMFCNSKRVGYAVRREPTDEDIAVLEMLWAVSMGGGVLPGRSDVDGPDGEMAYMRGSFEHTIGSRDSESLYMVGPPGGDCPELAIFFVRL